A portion of the Blautia hansenii DSM 20583 genome contains these proteins:
- a CDS encoding CapA family protein — protein MSEHRRRRRAEEEARRREIERHRRIIRERKRRQRIMRQRMILAGIGALVLVVGGIAVGTSVHKKNEEKQAKKIEEQKKQEAAAEEENVLQMVAVGDNLIHDAVINSGKEQEWNFDFLYENIKEDIEKADLASVNQETPFIKEHDKAAGYPDFATPTEVGDALVKAGFDIVTQATEHAFDRESDGITDSVEFWKKSYPKIVYLGIHGEADEARYQVIKKKNFKVAVMNYSSMVSENHSIPEEESYMVDTYSEKNIKEDLAKAEKEADVSIVYLHGGKSDAEDTDEKLQEKIDFLAEQGADVVICSHPHILKKYGKLTRTDGKEMLVYYSLGNFVSHQSSLENLLGGMAEFTLKKDAKSGEVTIEEYGLVPLVIHYNDDFTEMGVYKLSDYTDALAEEHKIHTEDEEAEFTVAALKEAAEKVATPVTDSTEKTSGEEVDAKQGDAEKDTKEGSNTSEKTEGQTVNSDSKSDKQKENEDSQTDKETSKKTKKEE, from the coding sequence ATGAGCGAGCATCGTAGAAGACGTAGAGCGGAAGAAGAAGCCAGAAGGCGGGAAATAGAAAGACACAGAAGAATTATCAGAGAAAGAAAAAGACGTCAGAGAATTATGCGCCAGAGAATGATTTTAGCAGGAATTGGCGCACTTGTTTTGGTCGTTGGCGGCATTGCTGTGGGAACGTCTGTACATAAGAAAAATGAAGAAAAACAGGCGAAGAAGATAGAAGAACAGAAGAAACAGGAGGCAGCAGCAGAAGAGGAGAATGTGCTTCAGATGGTAGCGGTAGGGGATAATCTTATTCACGACGCTGTTATTAACTCCGGTAAAGAGCAGGAGTGGAATTTTGATTTTCTGTATGAGAACATTAAGGAAGACATAGAAAAGGCTGATTTGGCATCAGTAAATCAGGAAACGCCTTTTATTAAGGAGCATGATAAGGCAGCAGGTTATCCTGATTTTGCAACGCCCACAGAAGTAGGTGACGCATTGGTAAAAGCAGGCTTTGACATTGTTACACAGGCAACAGAACACGCATTTGACAGAGAAAGTGACGGAATTACAGACTCCGTAGAGTTTTGGAAGAAAAGCTATCCGAAGATTGTCTACCTTGGAATACATGGAGAAGCTGACGAAGCCAGATATCAGGTAATTAAGAAGAAAAATTTTAAAGTTGCCGTGATGAATTACAGTTCTATGGTAAGTGAAAATCACTCTATTCCGGAAGAAGAAAGTTATATGGTGGATACCTATTCAGAAAAGAATATCAAGGAGGATTTGGCAAAGGCAGAAAAAGAAGCAGATGTAAGTATTGTATATCTTCACGGAGGAAAAAGTGACGCAGAGGATACAGACGAAAAGCTTCAGGAAAAAATTGATTTTCTGGCAGAACAGGGAGCGGATGTCGTAATCTGTTCACATCCTCATATTTTGAAAAAATACGGAAAGCTGACAAGAACGGATGGAAAAGAAATGCTGGTGTATTATTCTCTTGGAAATTTTGTAAGTCATCAGTCATCTTTGGAAAATCTTCTGGGAGGAATGGCAGAATTTACATTAAAAAAGGATGCGAAGTCAGGAGAAGTAACTATTGAGGAATATGGTTTAGTTCCGTTGGTAATACATTATAATGACGATTTTACAGAAATGGGAGTTTATAAGCTTTCTGATTACACAGACGCATTGGCTGAGGAACACAAAATTCATACAGAAGATGAAGAAGCAGAGTTTACAGTGGCTGCTTTAAAAGAAGCGGCTGAAAAAGTGGCAACTCCGGTAACCGACAGCACAGAGAAGACTTCCGGCGAAGAAGTAGATGCGAAACAGGGAGATGCAGAAAAAGATACGAAGGAAGGCAGCAATACGTCAGAAAAGACAGAAGGGCAGACTGTAAATTCAGACAGTAAGTCGGACAAGCAAAAGGAGAATGAGGACAGTCAGACAGACAAGGAAACCTCAAAGAAGACTAAAAAAGAAGAATAA
- a CDS encoding sodium-dependent transporter, protein MHNHKNGSFTNSLGFVLACVGSAVGLGNIWMFPYRLGEYGGAAFLIPYIFFICLFGFVGLSAEFAIGRKAGTGTLGSYELCWKEKKKEKVGKVLGWIPLLGSLGIAIGYSVIIGWVLRFLCGSVTNTVLEQDSAEYFADVTAFMGNVPWHVLVIAITVIVLLIGAATQIEKANKILMPLFFVLFSILAVRVFFLPGAKEGYEFLFVPKWEALANIDTWVMAMGQAFFSLSITGSGMIVYGSYLSKKEDIPRASMQTAFFDTIAAMLSALAIMPAVFAFGIEPSAGPSLMFVTIPNIFKQMPMGRLFAVIFFLSVCFAGITSLINMFEAVIESWQHKFKLKRNHAVLLCGALTLIVGLFMEEEARVGTWMDFITIIVVPFGAVLGAISIYYILGFDKIKEELEEGRKKGLSKIFKPTAKYIYVPLTIIVFILGLVYKGIG, encoded by the coding sequence ATGCACAATCATAAAAATGGAAGCTTTACAAATTCGCTGGGATTTGTACTGGCTTGCGTAGGTTCAGCAGTAGGGTTGGGAAATATCTGGATGTTCCCTTACCGACTGGGAGAGTATGGGGGAGCAGCCTTTTTAATTCCCTATATTTTCTTTATTTGTTTGTTTGGTTTTGTAGGACTTTCAGCAGAATTTGCAATCGGCAGAAAAGCAGGAACAGGAACACTGGGTTCTTACGAGCTTTGCTGGAAAGAAAAGAAGAAAGAAAAAGTAGGAAAAGTGTTGGGGTGGATACCGCTTTTAGGTTCTCTTGGAATTGCCATCGGATATTCTGTAATTATCGGATGGGTTTTGAGATTTTTATGCGGTTCTGTTACAAATACGGTTTTAGAGCAGGACTCAGCAGAATATTTTGCTGATGTGACTGCATTTATGGGAAATGTGCCATGGCACGTACTTGTAATTGCAATTACTGTAATTGTGCTTCTCATTGGGGCGGCTACGCAGATTGAGAAAGCAAATAAGATATTGATGCCTTTGTTTTTTGTATTGTTTTCCATATTGGCAGTAAGAGTATTCTTCCTTCCGGGAGCAAAAGAGGGTTATGAATTTTTGTTTGTACCGAAATGGGAAGCGTTGGCAAATATTGATACATGGGTAATGGCTATGGGACAGGCATTCTTCTCTCTGTCTATTACAGGTTCGGGGATGATTGTTTACGGCTCTTATTTAAGCAAGAAAGAAGACATTCCAAGGGCATCCATGCAGACAGCGTTTTTTGATACGATAGCAGCCATGCTTTCTGCTTTGGCAATTATGCCGGCAGTATTTGCTTTTGGTATTGAACCTTCCGCAGGACCGTCTTTAATGTTTGTGACTATTCCGAACATTTTTAAACAGATGCCGATGGGAAGACTGTTTGCAGTTATCTTTTTCCTGTCTGTATGTTTTGCAGGAATTACTTCTTTAATCAATATGTTTGAAGCTGTGATTGAGAGCTGGCAGCATAAATTTAAATTAAAAAGAAATCATGCAGTTTTACTTTGCGGTGCACTGACACTTATTGTCGGACTTTTCATGGAAGAAGAAGCAAGAGTAGGAACATGGATGGACTTTATTACTATTATTGTAGTTCCGTTTGGTGCAGTTCTGGGAGCAATTTCTATCTACTATATTTTAGGATTTGATAAAATTAAGGAAGAATTGGAAGAAGGACGTAAAAAGGGGCTTTCAAAAATCTTCAAACCTACCGCAAAATACATCTATGTGCCTTTGACAATTATTGTATTTATTTTAGGACTGGTTTATAAAGGAATTGGTTGA